Genomic window (Pseudovibrio brasiliensis):
AGCTGTCATGACCATATCAAACCTTCCTATGATCCGGCCAGTAAAACCAGCCTGGAACCGTGGCAGGATCGTCGGACAGAAACGCCCTTTGCTACCAAAACACGTTTGGGCCATTCGCGTCCGCCTTGAGCTTGCATGTAAAATACGTGAGCTAGCTTTGTTTAATACAGCAATCGATAGCAAACTCAGAGGGTGTGATCTTGTGCGTCTTAAGGTTATTGATGTTTTTACTGCAGGACGAGTGAAAGAGCGCACTTCGATAATACAGAGTAAGACTGGTAAGCCTGTGCAGTTTGAACTTATGGAAGGAACCAGGTCAGCCTTGTTAAAATGGATAGACAGTCCAGAAATGATCGGGTCAGAGTACCTGTGGCCAGGTCGGTTTCATGACAGGCCACATATTTCGACACGACAGTATGGCCGAATGCTGAAAGAGTGGGTTTTATCAATCGGGCTGGAACCAAGCTCTTACGGTACACACTCAATGCGTAGAACTAAGGTTGCGCAAATCTATAAGAAGACAGGTAATCTTCGAGCCGTACAGCTTCTTCTTGGCCACACAAAGATGGACAGTACCGTCAGATACCTAGGTATCGACCTTGAAGATGCACTTTCGTTGTCAGAGAAAATCGACATTTAGCAATCATGGAGCTGGTAGGGAGCAGCTCCGTATTCTTGAGTTTTTCCACCTGACCATTTGCGGACATTCACCTCAGTGTAGGAATCCCTCAGGCTTTGCGTTCTTGCTACTTTTGATTGTGTGTATATTCAAGAGATCTAACGTGGGAAGTGCAACTCGTTTATGCTTGGGCTATGTCCGTAGAGCAGACATAACTAGCCATTATTGCCCATGCAGAAAGACGAGCTAATGATCATTAGTGGATTTTAAGCAGAGGCTAAACTGACACTACTCTTGAGAGATAGGCCGGCTAAGTAGTGTCAAATTTTAGTGGCTTCTGATTTATGTAACCGTAAACTGCCCCATCATTCCCATATCTTCATGCTCGAGGATGTGGCAATGGTACATATAAGGATATTGCTTCGAGGCTTCGTGATTAAAGCGAAGCAAGATTTTGGCTTGCCCTCTAGGATTGATTGTATCTTTCCACCCACGATCTTCTGGCGCTGGAGCTTTGCCGTTGATAGACAAAATCTGAAAAGATGCTCCATGCATGTGGAATGGATGGCGCCCAGAATCGATAGTCCAGATCTCCAGCTCCCCCAGTTTTACTTGCTCGTTGATAACTTCAGGATCCATTTTTACGCCGTTGATTGCCATATCCTCCAGATCAAAACTGCGGGAAACTAAGGCATCATCCGCATTGTAAGGTTGGATGTGATTGAGAGTATAGGGGACTGTAGTGTTCTGTTTTTCTAGCTTAGAACTTGTCTTTAATCTCAGCATTTGCTGAGTAGGAGCTATCATGGTGTTCAAACTAGTGTACTTTTTCGCTAGGAAAACCACCTTCAAGTCCACCTCATCCATTGCTGACATATCAATGATGACTTCATTGCGCTCACCTGGAGACATTTTGATAGACTCTAGCTTCACCGCTTGTTCAAGCAGGCCGCCCTCTGTTGCAATTTTGATGAGGGGACCTCCATCTGATCGATAGATCTCGAAAGCACGTGCATTTGCTCCGTTGAGTAGCCTCAAACGTATCAGGCTCGGTGGGACTTCCAGGACAGGGTTCAAAGTACCGTTGACGATGATTGTATCTTCGCGCAAATCATCTGGAGGACTGGTTGGGTACGGCGTCATGACGCCATTCTTAAATGTTCGATCCTGTATTGCAATTGGGATGTCATCCAGTCCGTAGGTGTTAGGTAGGCCAAGGAGCTGAGAGTTCTCATCCTCGATTAAGTAAAAACCCGCCAAGCCAGCGTGAACTTGCTTGGCTGTTGTTCCCATTAAATGAGGGTGATACCAGTTTGTGGAGGCCTCTTGAACGATTGGCAACGTAACGTCCCAAGTCTCTCCCGGCTCGATACGTAACTGCGGGCCACCGTCCACCTCGCCGGGCACATGGAGACCGTGCCCATGAACTGTGGTGGGCTCTTTCATGAGATTGGTGAAACGAATGTGTGTGTCTTCCCCTTGGTACATCCGAATAGTTGGACCCAAGTAAGATCCATTGTATCCAAGAGTGGGTGTTGTGCGACCAGCAACAAACTCATGTTGCCCATTTTGAATGGAGACATCTATTGGCCCGTTATGAGTACGACTGTCAATCAGTTCCGGAATAAAGAGAGGGTTGAAGCCTACTATGTCATCTTGAGAAGACAGAAATGCATGAGAGTTCTTGGGGCTGAAAGTGGCTGTCACTACAGCTGTTGCAACACCGGCACAAAATTGCCTACGACTGATAGTTGGAATCTTACTCATAGCAAACCTTTTATGATCATGGTCTTCTGTGAACCGTCTTGAGGACATGCTGGATTTCGCGCATGGGAGTGAGCTGCGGTTCGCAAAAGCGTTTGCTTGAGCGTCTTTAAGGCAGTTTTAAATGAGAGTGTTACGTGAGAGCACTCGTTTGAGTGCACCTGCAGCCAAACAGAAATGTCGCTGTGCATCACACAACAAATTCAAAATCATAGACGACAGCCAACAGCTTAAGTCTGCCTTAATCTTCAGCTGTACCTATGCCACAGAACTAGAAGCTCTTTGAACGATATGAGATTTGAATGCGTATATTGGTGCTCGAAGATGAAACCCGGATTGCTGAGCAGATTGAAAAAGCCCTCGTTACGGCGGCTTACTCTGTAGATCGGTGTTGCTGTATTGAAGATGCAGTTTTATTGACGAAAACCGAAGTGTTTGACGCAATTATCGCAGACAGAATGTTGCCTGATGGCGATGCCATTCAATTTGTCGCCTCCCTTCGAAGTAAGGGGAGTGATATACCAATTCTCATGCTTACAGCACGTGATGCGATTGAAGACCGTATTGATGGATTAGAATCTGGTGCGGATGATTATCTGATCAAGCCTTTCGCTTTGTCAGAGTTGGTTGCAAGAATGCGTGCACTCTTGCGCCGACCAGGCTCCGCTTTTGGAAAACTGGAAACAGTCGGACAACTGACTTTTGATTTTAATGCTCGTACAGCGACTGTGAATGGCGTACCACTTCCCCTTCCACGACATGAGCTTCTGGTTCTGGAAAATCTCATTCGGAACCGCGGACATGTGGTCACAAAAGAAGATTTACTGGACAAAGTCTACGGATTAGAGATCCCTGAATCCAACACAATACCGGTTCACATCCATAACCTTCGGCGTAAATTTAAACAGCTGAACGCGGGACTGGAAGTTCATACATTTCGTGGCTTGGGTTACATGTTGGAGAGCCTATGAAGTACTCACACTCCTTAGAACTGAAACTCATAATACGTCTCAGTGCAGTATTAGTTCTGTCAATTTTTGTGATGGTCATATGGTTGTGGATCCATTTATTTATTATGCATGACCCGGCGCAGACAAGTACACATCAGCGGGCTTTTCTGGAGTTCTTCTCAAATGTTGGTTGGGTCATTCCGGCTATGATGCTCACGTCTTTAGGAGTGATCGCTCTTACATTGAGGCGCAGTTTGCTTCCACTCCGTCAGATTTCATCACTCGCCGCCCAAATTCGCCCTAAATCCCTTCATCAGCGTCTTCCAACAGCTGATTTACCCTCAGAGATCTCCCCCTTGGTCGGAGCAATAAACAACATGCTTTCTAGCATCGAAGAAGGTTTTATAGAACAACGTCATTTTACAGAGAACGTGGCTCACGAGTTGAGAACACCACTTCAAGTGCTGGGGGCTGGACTTGAGGAACTGGAGCAAACACCACGGATTTTGATTTTAAGAGCTGATCTGGAGCGTATGGCTAGATCCGTGGATCAGATACTCGCAATCTCTCGGTTGGAAACTCGATTTCAAGAACATCAAGTTTACACCGAGTTAAACGAGGTTGCTGTCTCAGTGCTTTCATACATTGCGCCTCTAGCAACCCGCAAAAATGTATCTGTTTCCCTTGAAAAAAGCTCTGAGCCTGTCATCGTTCATGGTGAGCAAGCCCTTATCAGCGATCTGCTGCGGAACCTTGTAGAGAATGCCCTTGCCGTGAGCCACTCCAATGCTGGTATTTGCGTTCACGTTAAGGCAAATGGCAGTCTGGAAGTGGTTGACCAAGGGCCAGGTATTCCCAATCATTACAAAGATAAAGTTTTTCAGCGGTTTTGGCGTCTTCCGGAAAGTACAACGCGAGGTACAGGGTTAGGATTGGCGATTGTAAAAGACATTACAACACGGTGTGGAGCAGAAATTTCGATCCTCGACAATCTGTCTGGTGGGTCCGTGTTTCATGTCGATTTTGTTTTAAAGCAGAAGGGATTTTCGAGTTAATAGTCCCAATATACATTCGTAAACTTCATTTAAAACCCTCTTAAAATTCAGCTCATAGAGCCTTCAGTTCAAGAATGTGCGGTCAGGAACACCGCCAAATGGAACTGGAGATCATATGTGGTTTGTAAACTGTCCGTTATGTGGTGAGCACAAAGGTGAACTAATAAGTTCTAAAGACAGACATGGTGCTCCATTAGAGACCTATTGCTGTCGATCATGTGGGATGGTTTTTAACTATCCATTGCCGACAAATGCTGAAACACAAACCTTCTACAGTCATGAGTATCGCCGCTCCTACAAAAAAACGGATATCCCAAAGAAACGCCATCATTATCGCTACTCACGACGAATAATCGAGCAAATTTCTTGTTTCCCAGCGGTGTACCAACAAGCTGCAACAGTTCTTGATGTGGGAGCTGGAAGTGGGGAGTTTTGTGCGCTCATGGCTAGCCTGAACAAGGAAGTCATCGCTGTGGAGCCTACACAGACTTACGCGAAGTATGTGCGCCAGATGTTTGGCATCCCAGTCATCACTGGGCAGCTTGAAGATTTTGAAACTACTAAGAAATTTGATTTTATTCGTCTGAATCATGTTCTTGAGCACATGGCGCATCCGGTTCAGGAGCTAGCACGTGTACGCAACATGATGCATGACGGTTCAGTCCTTCATATTGAAGTTCCAAATTTTCGAGAGTACTGCCGGACCAAGTCACCCGGGAACATTTTTCACTTTGGTCATATCTATAACTTTGACGGCCACACCTTGAGGGCAACGGCTGCCAAAGCAGGGTTAACGCCTGTTTATGCAGCTTCTGACACCAGCATTTACTTTACCAAATGCGCGCCTTTCATAATTGAGCCAAATGAAAGCAACGCCCAAGATAATTTTGATGCTTTCAGTCTCAATCTTCAGGGCTCAAACACATCGGCACAAAATCGCATTGTAAAGTTACTGAGAAAAGGAAGCTCAATTATCAAAGAGCAACTGGCCATTCTCAAGTATGGCAATCGCCGAGCCATTATAGAAAGCCAAACAAATCAACTCAGAAGATTACTGGGTGTTTGACCAATAAAACAGCCTTAAACAGCAGCGCCTAGCTACAGATTTGTGAGCGGATGCAGCTGCAAATCACGGGTGCGTCTTCTCTTCACCCAAAAAGAAAATCTAAAATTGAGAATATAATCATGAAAAGACAAGCTCTACTTATCTTGTTACTTGCCCTCTCTACTCTGGCTTGTTCTATAGGTGTTTCATTTGCAGGGACAGTTCATGTAGTGGAAATGGATCGGAATTTTTTCAATCCAGCATATTTGGAAATTGAGGTAGGCGACACAGTTCGATTTGTGAATGTGAGTGGTAAACACAATACAGAATCCATCGCTGACATGTTGCCAGAAGGAGCTCTACCCTGGCGCAGTAAGCTAAAAGAAACCTACGACCTTACGCTGACTGTGGAAGGTGTATACGGTTATAAATGTCTTCCACATTTTGGGAAAGGAATGGTGGGCCTGATTGTTGTTGGAGATCAGCCTACCAATCTTCAGCAGGCAAAAAACTCACGAGTTCCTGCCGCTGCAGCGGAGGTTTTTGACAGCCTCTTTGAGCGGATCCCATAAAAGTAAACCCGTCATCTGCATTTAAATCTGCCTTAAAGTGAGAAAAATACTTGTGCTTCAAGTGAGGTGTTTTGGAAACTGTCAATCTAATAGATCTTCTTGATGCCTCACGACGACTATTTTCAACACAGAGAAACTTTGAGGTCGAGCATGAAAGTAAAATCAATTCTTGGTATATCTACTCTTACACTCCTCATAATCGCATCCGGTAGCGTCTATTCTTCAAACTATCAAGAACACTCGAAAGATGTCGAAGACTGGAGGAAAACAGGGACCCCCGAAGAACAACTAAAAGCCTTGGTCAAGGTAACACCGGGAACACACCACTGGATGCCAGAAATAGCCTATCGCTTGCAGAGTATGTACTGGGCAGGCAAGCAACAGAAGTGGGAGTTTGCAGAGTATCAAATAGATTCTATGGAGAAAATGATTGGCCGAGTAGCGAATGCGCGTCCAAAGCGTGGACCCTCTATTGATACCTTTAAAGCAAACGTTTTCGGAGAACTGTACAAGGCAGTCAAATCAAAAGATTTCGAAGTATTTGCAGAAGCTGTCGCCATCACAAGCACAGAATGTACAGCATGTCATGCCAAAGAAGGGTTTGGCTATATTGCCATTCCTGCTGTTCCCCCAAAACCAAATAATATCGTGCTTGATTAACGCACATGCTTTGAGCAAAATCAGCCAGTTGCTTTGCTCAAAGCAAACCAATCGATGCCCAGTAGAGTATTCGAAATACCATTATGCAGACAACATCAACCCTCGCTAGAACTGCTTGAAAGTCCGCTTGTGGCCCACTCTTAGAGCGGGCCATTACCGGATATTCTTGACCGCCTTTTCAGCTGCCGCACTGGCAGCCTTGTGGTTAGGTTTAAAAACGATTTTCGCGTCTTACTCGGTGAGAGCGCGAAAGACGGGCTCTTGTTTTAGGAACGCTGCTTGTTGCTCGCCGCCAGCACGATCGCTGTTTAGCTCGTTGCGATAGCTGATGTAGCCCCAGTGATGAGCGGAGACGTCTGAATCTGGCTTTACGCCTTCATCTACCCAGTTGGTCAGCAAAGCTCCTTCAATCTCTTCGAAGAACTGGCGTGTTTTTACCAGCTGCTCAGTGGTGTAAGGCTCTCCTTCTTCTTCAGCACGGATGTAGAGAGTGAACTGAGCGCCATCAGAAACACGCCGCGCCAGACTGCTAGTCTCAACGCTATCCTTAGTAGCGTCTAGATTGGTCACTTTCCACTTGTCGATTGGAGAGTCCGGAGACAAAAGCAGGCCGGAGATTGCATCAAATGCTTGTTCGAGGTGCTCTTTCTTTACAGAGATATGAACCTTATCGCCGTGGTTCTCGCCTTTGAATTGCCCTTCTTCGCGACCAAAGTTAATGAATGAGTTGACGCCCGGTAGGTTGTAGTAGCTGAAGCCTTCGTGATCACCGAAGTTTTGTGATTTGATGTCGTTGTAGTTCGGCGTTGAGTTTGCGAGGCGGAATACTGGTGCACGCTCTTGACGGAACACTTGTGCAACCTTTTCAGGGCCTTCAGCAGTTACGCCGTCCCCGTTTACTGAGCTCGGCTGGCTATCGTAGTTTGGCTCGAAGGCGTCTCCGTTAAAACCACCTCCGATAAAGTGCGAAGGGCTAAAACCTGAAGCTCCATCTATTGGCATCTCATCTCTCCTCTAGATCACCTTGGTGGAGCTAACTGCGCCGCGTTGAGCATGCCCCACCATTTACTGCCGGCTGTAACTTAAGAGGGTTGGATGCGGGTGAGTGTATCGTAGGGAACACCTCAACCAAACGTGAGCGTATGGTTAAAGGGTTTGGGGCTGGCAAGTCTTGCCATATGCTGGCTGCCTAACTTGAGGTTACACCTTCAACTTCGGTGAGAGTGGACTGGTTCGAGAAAAGTGGGGGGCCTTCGGATTAGCGTGCCTCAACCCTTGATAGAAACGCCGGGATGGCAGCTTCTGGCCCTAGGTGATCAGATCAGATGTATTGTATGGAAGGCTTTTCGCACATGCAGCAAAGCAAATGCTATAACATTACAAACTTTATTATGCCGTCACATCTAAACAAACTGCCCCGCTGCATGTCCTGATGCCCAGGCCCATTGGAAGTTGAAGCCGCCGAGGTGGCCGGTGACGTCGACGACTTCGCCGATGAAAAAGAGGCCGGGAACGTTTGAGGCTTCCATGGTTTTGGAGGAGAGGGCCTTGGTGCTGACACCGCCACTGGTGACTTCAGCGGTGCGATAACCTTCTGTGCCCACAGGCTTGATGGTCCATTCATTGATCGCCAGAGCAGCTTTGCGCAGCACCTTGTCGGAGGTATCGGCCAGGCGTCCGCCCAGCTTGTGTTCCTCTGCAATGTGGGTTGCCAGCTTTTTGGGCAACAAGCCGGAAAGGGCTGTTTTGATGTCCTGTTTTGGCTGGTTCTGCTTCGCCGCTTTTAGGGCTTCAAACACATCGGTGTCGGGCAGCAAATTGACGCGAATGTCTTTGCCTTCTTCCCAGTAAGAGGAAATCTGCAAGATGGATGGACCGGACAGACCGCGGTGTGTGAAGAGCAGGCCTTCGCGGAAGCTGGTCTTTTTGAAAGACACAACGGCATCAACAGAAACACCGGCCAGATGCTTGGAGCGCTCGCGCATGGCATCATCAAACACAAATGGCACCAGCGCTGCACGAGGCGTCACCACCGGCAGATCAAAGCGCTTGGCGATCTCGTAACCAAAGCCGGTTGCGCCCATTTTGGGAATGGAAGGCCCACCACACGCCACCACAACAGAATGTGCACGCACTGTGTCTCTCGAGGTGCCAACAGTGAAGCGGTCATCTGGTTTGGTCAGGGAGGTGATGCTGGTTTCCAGCTGAATACGCACGCCAGCCTGCTGACAAAGGCCAAGCAGCATGTCGATGATCTGCTGGGCACTGTCATCACAGAACAGTTGTCCCAGTGTCTTCTCATGCCAGCCAATGCCATGCTTATCGACGAGTGCGATAAAGTCGTGCTGGGTATAGCGTTTCAGCGCGGACACCGCAAAACGAGGGTTCTCGGAAAGATAGTTGGCAGGGGAGGCGTGCAGATTGGTGAAGTTGCATCGACCACCGCCAGAGATGCGGATTTTGTCCGCTGGGCGCTTGGCATGATCAACAACCAGCACGGAACGACCGCGCTTTCCAGCCTCAATGGCACACATCAGGCCAGCGGCGCCTGCGCCTATAATAAGAACATCAACGTTTTGCATGGCGCCCTTATATGGGCTTTCCAGCCAAGGTCAACTCGGGAACAAACAAATAGGGAGGACACCGAAGCCCTCCCTACATCAACTCTTAGCTCTGATAGGCGCATTAGGCGGCCACGACATCCTTCAGGAAGGTGGAGATTGTCTGGCGAAGCTCCGTTGCCTGTTTGGAAACAGAGGTGGAAGCCTCCAGCACTTCATTGGCGGAGCTGTTGGTTTCCTGAACAGAGCTGGTCACCACATTCATGCTGTCTGCCACATCCTGCGTGCCTTGTGCGGCCTGCTGGATGTTCTGACTGATGGAAGAGGTTGCAGCGTTCTGCTGTG
Coding sequences:
- a CDS encoding class I SAM-dependent methyltransferase; this translates as MVFNYPLPTNAETQTFYSHEYRRSYKKTDIPKKRHHYRYSRRIIEQISCFPAVYQQAATVLDVGAGSGEFCALMASLNKEVIAVEPTQTYAKYVRQMFGIPVITGQLEDFETTKKFDFIRLNHVLEHMAHPVQELARVRNMMHDGSVLHIEVPNFREYCRTKSPGNIFHFGHIYNFDGHTLRATAAKAGLTPVYAASDTSIYFTKCAPFIIEPNESNAQDNFDAFSLNLQGSNTSAQNRIVKLLRKGSSIIKEQLAILKYGNRRAIIESQTNQLRRLLGV
- a CDS encoding sensor histidine kinase, whose product is MKYSHSLELKLIIRLSAVLVLSIFVMVIWLWIHLFIMHDPAQTSTHQRAFLEFFSNVGWVIPAMMLTSLGVIALTLRRSLLPLRQISSLAAQIRPKSLHQRLPTADLPSEISPLVGAINNMLSSIEEGFIEQRHFTENVAHELRTPLQVLGAGLEELEQTPRILILRADLERMARSVDQILAISRLETRFQEHQVYTELNEVAVSVLSYIAPLATRKNVSVSLEKSSEPVIVHGEQALISDLLRNLVENALAVSHSNAGICVHVKANGSLEVVDQGPGIPNHYKDKVFQRFWRLPESTTRGTGLGLAIVKDITTRCGAEISILDNLSGGSVFHVDFVLKQKGFSS
- a CDS encoding response regulator transcription factor, encoding MRILVLEDETRIAEQIEKALVTAAYSVDRCCCIEDAVLLTKTEVFDAIIADRMLPDGDAIQFVASLRSKGSDIPILMLTARDAIEDRIDGLESGADDYLIKPFALSELVARMRALLRRPGSAFGKLETVGQLTFDFNARTATVNGVPLPLPRHELLVLENLIRNRGHVVTKEDLLDKVYGLEIPESNTIPVHIHNLRRKFKQLNAGLEVHTFRGLGYMLESL
- a CDS encoding multicopper oxidase family protein, with amino-acid sequence MSKIPTISRRQFCAGVATAVVTATFSPKNSHAFLSSQDDIVGFNPLFIPELIDSRTHNGPIDVSIQNGQHEFVAGRTTPTLGYNGSYLGPTIRMYQGEDTHIRFTNLMKEPTTVHGHGLHVPGEVDGGPQLRIEPGETWDVTLPIVQEASTNWYHPHLMGTTAKQVHAGLAGFYLIEDENSQLLGLPNTYGLDDIPIAIQDRTFKNGVMTPYPTSPPDDLREDTIIVNGTLNPVLEVPPSLIRLRLLNGANARAFEIYRSDGGPLIKIATEGGLLEQAVKLESIKMSPGERNEVIIDMSAMDEVDLKVVFLAKKYTSLNTMIAPTQQMLRLKTSSKLEKQNTTVPYTLNHIQPYNADDALVSRSFDLEDMAINGVKMDPEVINEQVKLGELEIWTIDSGRHPFHMHGASFQILSINGKAPAPEDRGWKDTINPRGQAKILLRFNHEASKQYPYMYHCHILEHEDMGMMGQFTVT
- a CDS encoding NAD(P)/FAD-dependent oxidoreductase, yielding MQNVDVLIIGAGAAGLMCAIEAGKRGRSVLVVDHAKRPADKIRISGGGRCNFTNLHASPANYLSENPRFAVSALKRYTQHDFIALVDKHGIGWHEKTLGQLFCDDSAQQIIDMLLGLCQQAGVRIQLETSITSLTKPDDRFTVGTSRDTVRAHSVVVACGGPSIPKMGATGFGYEIAKRFDLPVVTPRAALVPFVFDDAMRERSKHLAGVSVDAVVSFKKTSFREGLLFTHRGLSGPSILQISSYWEEGKDIRVNLLPDTDVFEALKAAKQNQPKQDIKTALSGLLPKKLATHIAEEHKLGGRLADTSDKVLRKAALAINEWTIKPVGTEGYRTAEVTSGGVSTKALSSKTMEASNVPGLFFIGEVVDVTGHLGGFNFQWAWASGHAAGQFV
- a CDS encoding pseudoazurin yields the protein MQLQITGASSLHPKRKSKIENIIMKRQALLILLLALSTLACSIGVSFAGTVHVVEMDRNFFNPAYLEIEVGDTVRFVNVSGKHNTESIADMLPEGALPWRSKLKETYDLTLTVEGVYGYKCLPHFGKGMVGLIVVGDQPTNLQQAKNSRVPAAAAEVFDSLFERIP
- a CDS encoding tyrosine-type recombinase/integrase, producing MTISNLPMIRPVKPAWNRGRIVGQKRPLLPKHVWAIRVRLELACKIRELALFNTAIDSKLRGCDLVRLKVIDVFTAGRVKERTSIIQSKTGKPVQFELMEGTRSALLKWIDSPEMIGSEYLWPGRFHDRPHISTRQYGRMLKEWVLSIGLEPSSYGTHSMRRTKVAQIYKKTGNLRAVQLLLGHTKMDSTVRYLGIDLEDALSLSEKIDI
- a CDS encoding hypothetical protein (SpvC; OpsF from Shigella was shown to remove phosphate from threonine groups; may inactivate mitogen activated kinases during infection), encoding MPIDGASGFSPSHFIGGGFNGDAFEPNYDSQPSSVNGDGVTAEGPEKVAQVFRQERAPVFRLANSTPNYNDIKSQNFGDHEGFSYYNLPGVNSFINFGREEGQFKGENHGDKVHISVKKEHLEQAFDAISGLLLSPDSPIDKWKVTNLDATKDSVETSSLARRVSDGAQFTLYIRAEEEGEPYTTEQLVKTRQFFEEIEGALLTNWVDEGVKPDSDVSAHHWGYISYRNELNSDRAGGEQQAAFLKQEPVFRALTE